The Bombus vancouverensis nearcticus chromosome 9, iyBomVanc1_principal, whole genome shotgun sequence genome includes a window with the following:
- the Jra gene encoding jun-related antigen, translated as MLKLGSPELEKLIIGQQDSLVTNLPTPTQILFPKAVTEAQELYARGFIDALNELHHSDSSQEPGSIYGATYTTLEPPNSVQSTESSVSQGLLQIKDEPQTVPSVSSSPPMSPIDMENQERIKLERKRQRNRVAASKCRRRKLERISRLEDKVKLLKGENSELSAVVHRLKEHVCRLKEQVMDHVHSGCQIMAVSGQF; from the coding sequence ATGTTAAAACTAGGCTCTCCGGAGTTGGAAAAGTTAATCATCGGTCAGCAGGATAGTTTAGTGACGAATCTACCAACACCTACGCAGATTCTGTTTCCAAAGGCAGTGACCGAGGCCCAAGAATTATACGCTCGAGGTTTCATCGACGCTCTGAACGAGTTGCATCATTCGGACAGCTCGCAAGAACCTGGTAGCATTTATGGAGCTACGTATACGACGTTGGAACCACCTAACAGCGTGCAGAGTACAGAATCTTCGGTGAGTCAAGGTCTGCTACAGATCAAAGATGAACCTCAAACGGTACCTAGCGTGTCCAGTTCACCCCCGATGTCTCCTATCGATATGGAGAATCAGGAAAGAATCAAGCTGGAAAGGAAACGTCAGAGGAACCGCGTGGCTGCGTCTAAATGCCGCAGGCGCAAGCTCGAGCGCATCTCCAGGCTGGAGGACAAGGTTAAGCTGTTGAAGGGCGAGAACAGTGAATTGAGCGCGGTGGTGCACAGGCTGAAAGAGCACGTGTGCCGGTTGAAGGAGCAGGTGATGGACCACGTGCACTCTGGCTGCCAGATTATGGCGGTCTCGGGTCAATTCTGA
- the LOC117154916 gene encoding uncharacterized protein LOC117154916 gives MPQILNHRKVKKSQKRVLVKRKHFLTNYHEAKSYKPLCKQLQSNNNSLARALSKEKHEGQLLFSQNVALIAEVQDLGLACNKRDAIISNILKNAKEMLKMLVTLTGYLTNTISSCQEFVESVATNMQMSYNSAGKRESLKRLSIKSPTRGVVKPMVSGYTITKPTINLSRLNMQHINNSSNLSIIPEVRTPPRNQELNNSMSPNGVSVRRTCKNGRTYRMPERLSPLTVASQRDSDESEQRLSERSSRNSTERMSGRVSERMSGRISGRMSERLSGRLSERISGRMSQRISERIPKSKSRSPKNHSSRCNIENLERIGSPRVKLNDVSKLLQNSHTINIRMLTENQNSQETDRSRCSNEEDEDSQTKIIAETSTPDDSGNNNDGTTGDENEESNNELDTTDEKKKKKVNETKSITSNWEDPLEGPSWLFDNSQVVPSFTNNDKKTDDVNVSNDDSISFVLTEKESKNLFEETTQEMSPLSMSSRCANHVNNSKNSIQTNNEDESDILQQNENNYYNGAIVRDANENECKTDNASTTNLQNYITQRRGYFESDDEDDFTLIYTRQPRNMHFDINDLKLPVLEESALKPIIPAEPEPEITTTLQKISQICPIPSVSHDTLNESTFNQSTVNLPLLVNNDNETIELAPVKKRSKLSQQKNKRQKVTTTHFSDFVENTPPLKKNNSYKKKKGKQMKDPSAAKVVLQKLNESDVKSRTPSPTETISRDCNQSLSPVSSRADNSSDSESSTSTNNTFTCNRPRRKRAQISYHEPNLIKKLRRNQ, from the exons ATGCCCCAGATACTAAACCACAGGAAGGTTAAAAAATCACAGAAGAGAGTATTGGTTAAAaggaaacattttttaacgaattaccatGAAGCTAAGTCTTATAAACCAT TATGTAAACAGCTACAAAGTAACAACAATTCATTAGCAAGAGCATTATCTAAAGAAAAGCATGAAGGTCAGTTATTATTTTCCCAAAATGTTGCTTTAATTGCTGAAGTACAAGATTTAGGTTTAGCTTGTAATAAACGTGAT gcCATTATATCAAATATCCTAAAGAATGCTAAAGAAATGCTTAAAATGTTAGTGACGTTGACTGGTTACTTAACAAATACAATTTCATCTTGTCAAGAATTTGTAGAATCTGTTGCCACAAATATGCAGATGTCTTATAATTCTGCTGGAA AAAGGGAATCACTGAAAAGACTGTCAATAAAATCTCCAACTAGAGGAGTAGTGAAGCCTATGGTGAGCGGTTACACCATTACAAAACCCACCATTAATTTAAGTAGATTAAATATGCAGCATATTAATAATTCATCAAACTTAAGTATAATACCAGAGGTAAGAACACCCCCCAGAAATCAAGAGTTAAACAACTCAATGTCTCCTAATGGAGTCTCTGTAAGACGTACATGC AAAAATGGTCGCACATACAGAATGCCTGAAAGAttgtctcctttaacagttgcTTCACAAAGAGACAGTG ATGAGAGCGAACAAAGATTAAGCGAGAGAAGTAGCAGAAATTCTACTGAACGGATGTCAGGAAGAGTATCGGAAAGAATGTCAGGAAGAATATCCGGAAGAATGTCAGAAAGACTGTCAGGAAGGCTTTCGGAAAGAATATCAGGAAGGATGTCGCAAAGAATATCAGAAAGAATTCCAAAGTCGAAGTCAAGATCGCCGAAGAATCACAGTTCTCGATGTAATATTGAAAATTTGGAACGTATAGGAAGTCCCAGAGTGAAGCTTAACGACGTATCGAAATTATTGCAAAATTCTCATACTATTAACATTCGAATG TTAACAGAGAATCAAAATAGCCAAGAAACTGATAGGTCAAGATGTAGTAATGAAGAAGATGAAGATTCTCAGACTAAGATTATAGCAGAGACATCAACTCCCGATGATTCTGGAAACAATAATGATGGAACCACTGGGGATGAAAATGAAGAAAGCAACAATGAATTAGATACTacagatgaaaaaaagaaaaaaaaagtaaatgaaACAAAAAGTATTACATCAAACTGGGAGGATCCTCTTGAAGGACCAAGTTGGTTATTTGATAATTCCCAAGTCGTGCCttcttttacaaataacgacAAAAAGACTGATGATGTAAATGTTTCTAATGATGATAGTATAAGTTTCGTATTAACAGAAAAAGAATCGAAGAATCTATTCGAAGAAACTACGCAAGAAATGTCGCCACTATCAATGTCAAGTAGATGTGCAAATCATGTGAATAATTCCAAGAATAGTATACAAACAAATAATGAAGATGAATCTGATATACTTcaacaaaatgaaaataattattataacggAGCTATAGTGAGAGATGCAAATGAAAACGAATGTAAAACAGACAATGCCTCTACAACGAATTTGCAAAATTACATTACACAAAGACGAGGCTATTTTGAAAGTGACGATGAAGATGATTTCACGCTGATATACACACGACAACCACGTAATATGCATTTTGACATAAATGATTTAAAGCTGCCAGTACTAGAAGAGTCTGCTTTGAAACCAATAATTCCAGCTGAACCAGAACCAGAAATAACAACTACCCTTCAAAAGATATCCCAAATTTGTCCAATTCCATCTGTTTCGCATGATACTTTGAACGAATCAACGTTTAACCAGTCTACGGTAAATCTGCCACTGCTTGTGAATAATGATAATGAGACTATAGAGTTGGCGCCAGTAAAAAAAAGATCAAAACTATCGCAGCAGAAGAATAAAAGGCAGAAGGTAACTACGACGCACTTCAGTGATTTTGTTGAAAATACACCACCACTcaagaaaaataattcttacaaaaagaagaaaggcaAACAGATGAAAGACCCAAGTGCTGCTAAAGTAGTGCTGCAAAAATTGAACGAATCCGATGTTAAATCTAGGACACCTTCTCCGACTGAAACAATTTCTCGTGATTGTAATCAATCTTT aaGTCCTGTATCTTCACGTGCAGACAATTCAAGCGATTCAGAAAGTAGTACAAGTACCAATAACACATTTACTTGTAATCGCCCTAGACGAAAACGTGCTCAGATTTCATATCATGAACCTAATTTGATAAA GAAATTACGGAGGAATCAATAA
- the LOC117154923 gene encoding lymphotoxin beta receptor inhibitor gives MNWTLWLFIIGSLACKYTHAQQQRVPPGVSPQHYQQPVQQVHQVPQQIPQQQFQQVPVQVPVQQVPVQQHMPTHQVPVQQGHGHGHGHDHSQQILNAANIVNEKAHIAEHMEVPIDTSKMSEQELQFHYFKMHDADNNNKLDGCELIKSLIHWHEQENKEVAGVNTGQKLFKDEELVTLIDPILSLDDSNNDGYIDYPEFIRAQQYAAATGRQ, from the exons ATGAATTGGACTTTGTGGCTTTTTATAATCGGATCTTTAGCTTGTAAATATACACACGCTCAACAACAAAGAGTTCCACCAGGTGTATCACCTCAACATTATCAACAA CCTGTTCAACAAGTACATCAAGTACCACAACAAATTCCTCAACAACAG ttCCAGCAAGTACCTGTACAAGTTCCAGTTCAACAAGTACCTGTACAGCAACATATGCCAACTCATCAAGTACCGGTTCAACAAGGACATGGGCATGGGCATGGGCATGATCATTCACAACAAATACTTAATGCTGCCAACATAGTTAATGAAAAAGC TCATATCGCAGAGCACATGGAAGTTCCAATAGATACTAGTAAAATGTCAGAACAAGAATTGCAATTTCATTATTTCAAAATGCATGATGcagacaataataataaattagatgGTTGTGAGCTTATAAAGTCCTTAATTCATTGGCATG AACAAGAGAATAAAGAGGTAGCTGGAGTCAACACTGGACAGAAATTATTTAAGGATGAGGAATTGGTAACTTTAATAGATCCAATACTTTCCTTAGATGACAGTAATAATGATGGGTATATCGATTACCCTGAATTTATACGAGCACAGCAATATGCAGCAGCTACTGGCAGACAATAG